The proteins below come from a single Metarhizium brunneum chromosome 1, complete sequence genomic window:
- the CAT2 gene encoding Carnitine O-acetyltransferase, whose amino-acid sequence MASAKRSNSSLPPGYSEDKSKGAMLRFQDSLPRLPVPTLEETAKRYLKSLHPLLSATEYSNSKAAVKDFIKPGGIGNKLQEKLIAKREDPATKNWIYEWWNDAAYLAYRDPVVPYVSYFYSHRDDRMRRDPAKRAAAITSAVLEFKKLVDNGSLEPEYMKKLPICMDSYKWMFNATRMAARPADYPAKFSSSENKHIIAIRKNQFFLISHEIGGKQLNSTELERQFNKVYQAAQRVPAVGALTSENRDVWADARDLLAQTSAKNKDALRAIDSASFVVCLDDASPVTLEERAHQYWHGDGANRWYDKPLQFIVNDNGTSGFMGEHSMMDGTPTHRLNDYINDLIFGNKIDFSDPSIRSDLPGPQLIQFDITAPIQAEIDRAVTDFHTVINQHQLAVQAYQGYGKGLIKKFKCSPDAYVQMIIQLAYFKMYGKNRPTYESAATRRFQLGRTETCRTVSDESVAWCKSMSDASQDDQARINLFRSAIDAHLEYITAASDGKGADRHLFGLKKLLAPDEEVPAIYKDPAFGYSSSWYLSTSQLSSEFFNGYGWSQVIDGGFGIAYMINENSINFNVVSKSLGSDRMSYYLNEAAGEMRDLLMPTVASPKAKL is encoded by the exons ATGGCTTCGGCTAAGCGCAGTAACAGCTCTCTTCCTCCCG GCTATTCTGAGGATAAGTCCAAAGGTGCAATGTTGCGCTTTCAGGACTCTTTGCCTCGGTTGCCCGTTCCCACGCTTGAGGAGACGGCGAAACGATACTTGAAGTCTCTCCACCCTCTACTGTCTGCCACTGAGTATTCAAATAGTAAGGCTGCCGTCAAGGACTTCATCAAGCCTGGCGGTATTGGCAACAAGCTCCAGGAGAAGCTCATTGCAAAGCGTGAAGATCCGGCGACTAAGAATTGGATCTACGAGTGGTGGAACGATGCTGCCTATCTAGCATACCGCGATCCTGTTGTGCCCTACGTCAGCTACTTCTACTCTCACCGTGATGATCGCATGCGCCGAGATCCAGCCAAGCGAGCAGCGGCCATCACTTCTGCCGTCTTGGAGTTTAAGAAGcttgtcgacaatggctcCCTTGAGCCAGAGTATATGAAAAAACTCCCAATTTGTATGGATAGTTACAAATGGATGTTCAATGCCACCCGCATGGCTGCACGTCCTGCCGACTATCCCGCCAAGTTCTCTTCTAGCGAGAATAAGCACATTATTGCCATTCGCAAGAATCAGTTCTTCCTAATCTCCCACGAAATCGGCGGcaaacaactcaattctacaGAGCTAGAAAGACAATTCAATAAAGTCTACCAAGCAGCGCAGCGAGTTCCTGCTGTTGGCGCCCTGACCTCCGAGAATCGAGACGTTTGGGCCGACGCTCGCGACCTACTGGCGCAAACAAGCGCCAAGAACAAAGATGCTCTCCGTGCCATTGACTCGGCTTCGTTCGTTGTTTGCCTCGACGATGCTTCTCCCGTTACCCTGGAAGAGCGAGCCCATCAATACTGGCATGGTGATGGAGCCAACCGCTGGTATGATAAACCTTTGCAGTTCATTGTCAACGACAATGGAACGTCAGGGTTCATGGGTGAACACTCCATGATGGATGGCACGCCAACGCATCGTCTTAATGACTACATAAACGATCTCATTTTCGGCAACAAGATCGATTTCTCAGACCCTTCGATCCGCTCCGATCTTCCTGGGCCACAGTTGATCCAATTTGACATTACCGCACCAATCCAAGCCGAAATTGACCGTGCTGTCACTGATTTCCATACCGTCATCAACCAGCATCAACTAGCCGTGCAAGCATACCAGGGTTATGGCAAAGGTCTAATCAAGAAGTTCAAATGCTCCCCTGATGCGTATGTCCAAATGATTATTCAATTGGCCTACTTCAAGATGTATGGCAAGAATCGCCCAACGTATGAATCTGCAGCAACCCGTCGCTTCCAACTTGGCCGAACAGAAACCTGTCGGACAGTCTCAGATGAATCCGTGGCGTGGTGCAAGTCTATGTCTGACGCGTCACAAGATGATCAAGCACGAATAAACTTGTTTCGCAGTGCTATCGACGCTCACCTTGAGTATATTACAGCTGCATCCGATGGCAAAGGCGCGGACAGACATCTGTTTGGTCTAAAGAAACTTTTGGCGCCAGATGAGGAGGTTCCCGCCATCTACAAAGACCCCGCCTTCGGCTACTCCAGTTCTTGGTACCTATCAACATCCCAACTCAGCTCAGAATTCTTCAACGGCTATGGTTGGAGTCAAGTCATCGACGGAGGATTTGGCATCGCCTACATGATCAATGAGAACAG CATTAATTTCAATGTCGTATCAAAGAGCCTTGGCAGCGACCGCATGAGTTACTATCTAAACGAAGCCGCTGGGGAAATGCGTGACCTATTGATGCCAACGGTAGCCTCGCCGAAGGCCAAATTGTAA
- the cap1 gene encoding Adenylyl cyclase-associated protein, protein MAAANNMHNLTTLIKRLEAATSRLEDIATSTELPKDVPALKQAIASPAVESQAPTPPQTAAASAKTTSSQSEDPVPESIEEFQQFINSSVGKYVKISTELGGVVAKQAVEVLKGFQEQRKFLLITTKATKPDASTYQTILKPTNDALMAVTELKESNRPDPMYTNLSAVADGIMMLAWITLDSRPHKHVEESLSSAQFFGNRVLKEQKDKDPKQVEWVQSFYQVFSDLAEYVKQNFPSGVTWNAKGKPAGDVAKSFLQTATALGTPDAGGASAPPPPPPPPGPAPMLDIKAEPVPEASVSSGGFDAVFSELNKGSAVTKGLRKVDKSEMTHKNPSLRASSAADPDGPSRGKSPAPGKKPKPESMRVKKPAKKGLEGNKWTIENYDRETLPIEIETTLTQSVLISRCNNTTVILKGKANQVTVENSTRLSLVVDTLVSTVDVVKAQNFALQVIGTLPTVMLDQVDGGQVYFSKESIGTRVFTSKSSGINLNILSGPDDDYKEVPLPSQICSYYDENKGDLINEIVAHAG, encoded by the exons ATGGCGGCCGCAAATAACATGCACAATCTCACCACACTCATCAAGAG ACTCGAAGCTGCGACCTCGCGCCTCGAAGATATTGCGACTTCAACCGAACTACCTAAAGACGTCCCCGCCCTGAAGCAGGCCATTGCCTCCCCAGCAGTCGAGTCGCAGGCGCCTACACCCCCCCAAACGGCTGCAGCTTCCGCCAAGACGACCTCAAGTCAATCCGAGGATCCTGTCCCGGAATCAATCGAAGAGTTCCAACAATTCATAAACTCGTCCGTGGGCAAATATGTCAAGATTAGCACTGAACTGGGCGGTGTAGTTGCTAAACAG GCTGTCGAGGTGCTTAAAGGATTCCAAGAACAGAGAAAGTTTTTGCTGATTACGACCAAAGCCACAAAACCCGACGCATCGACGTACCAGACCATTCTCAAACCAACAAACGATGCGTTGATGGCCGTAACCGAGCTGAAAGAGTCGAACCGACCCGATCCCATGTATACTAACCTGAGTGCTGTCGCTGATGGTATCATGATGCTTGCTTGGATTACCCTGGATAGCCGCCCCCACAAGCACGTGGAGGAGAGTTTGAGCTCAGCCCAGTTTTTCGGAAATCGGGTGCTTAAAGAACAGAAAGACAA AGATCCAAAACAGGTCGAATGGGTACAGTCATTTTACCAAGTCTTCAGTGACCTCGCCGAGTATGTCAAGCAAAATTTCCCGTCGGGAGTTACTTGGAATGCCAAAGGCAAACCAGCCGGGGATGTAGCCAAATCGTTCCTGCAGACGGCCACGGCACTAGGCACACCAGATGCTGGAGGCGCATCggcgcctcctcctccgccgccgcctcctggaCCAGCTCCTATGCTTGACATTAAAGCTGAACCCGTCCCTGAGGCGTCGGTATCTTCTGGTGGGTTCGACGCTGTATTCTCCGAGTTGAACAAAGGCTCGGCTGTTACAAAGGGACTCCGGAAGGTAGACAAATCGGAAATGACACATAAAAATCCTTCCCTGCGCGCCAGCAGTGCTGCAGACCCAGATGGCCCGTCTCGAGGCAAGAGTCCAGCCCCCGGCAAAAAGCCAAAGCCAGAAAGCATGCGCGTGAAGAAGCCTGCTAAAAAGGGTTTGGAAGGAAACAAATGGACAATC GAAAACTACGACAGAGAGACTCTACCAATTGAAATTGAAACTACCTTGACCCAGTCTGTATTGATCAGCAGGTGTAATAACACAACTGTAATACTGAAGGGTAAAGCAAATCAAGTTACTGTGGAGAACTCAACCCGCCTTTCCCTCGTTGTTGACACCCTAGTTTCCACGGTGGATGTAGTAAAAGCTCAAAATTTTGCATTGCAGGTTATTGGGACTCTCCCAACCGTTATGCTGGACCAAGTCGATGGCGGCCAGGTTTACTTCAGTAAAGAGAGCATTGGGACCAGGGTATTCACCAGCAAGTCGTCCGGAATCAATCTCAACATCCTGTCTGGGCCAGATGACGATTACAAAGAGGTGCCTCTCCCGTCTCAAATTTGTTCATACTACGACGAAAATAAAGGTGACCTCATAAACGAGATCGTGGCCCATGCTGGCTAG
- the mcm3 gene encoding DNA replication licensing factor: MIPSTIYRCRQSDTVRQLSSPSASRAEKQALDRDVIVSVLEASATRRDAKSYLQKYTSKKPLSSDLSRASAKDSEAVTAKGDGLEPVNVAIVKLRLPQELSPDALYGIARTLSQLRVLGLLALVVVDCGIAADRQTFDNEAFRLCEAIDSFGSPGAKLADHVFLRRHTNDNPSVVPKFRCGMRVEDLGLLNRALQRGMIVVVPSLSRQDEISSPIPAEANETTITLAKFLTGLQLDGMNGESIDGVAEYLRPKRIASVERIILLDPVGGTPMALRPDVSHRFINLEQEYGELIGSLKSGERITRIANVQSHIANLSLAKDALSLLPPTSSALITSPHAAANTRSGIPSKLPIRALGHPPFGFDNMVTTRNQKNPLLHNLLTDRPAFSPSLPLQRIQDETRGCLQNAESGSATLVKRGMPVTVYPDPRVHPWQPPNPGLPRLRLTDNCIDLPRLFHLIEDSFNRKLDAQHYLKRVNENLAGIIIAGEYEGCAILTWEHPETLDEQTAYDSGRFVPYLDKFAVLKNRQGSSGVADIVFNSMHFMMDSFMLDDEGVRDRIRQAEDFLDPSDPHARSYRSDIILMLQKNQRRLTVNLDHVRDHNNKLAQSILDQPFDYLLAFNHALKKIVETVPQARPDQTAKDTVYYCAWAGSFGLNSCNPRTLSSHHLNHMVSLEGIVTRCSLIRPKVVRSVHYNEKAGKFHFREYQDQTMTNGVTTSSVYPREDDEGNPLVTEYGFCTYRDHQTVSIQEMPERAPAGQLPRGVDVILDDDLVDRVKPGDRVQIVGIFRTLGNRNANHNSALFKTMILANNVVLLSSKSGGGIATAAITDTDIRNINKVAKKRNLLELLSQSLAPSIYGHDHIKKAILLMLLGGMEKNLENGTHLRGDINILMIGDPSTAKSQLLRFVLNTAPLAIATTGRGSSGVGLTAAVTTDKETGERRLEAGAMVMADRGVVCIDEFDKMSDVDRVAIHEVMEQQTVTIAKAGIHTSLNARCSVVAAANPIFGQYDPHKDPHKNIALPDSLLSRFDLLFVVTDDIEDTRDRQVSEHVLRMHRYRQAGTEEGAPVREQMSQNLGVSAESQVGPQQPTEVYEKFDAMLHAGVTRTSGRGSAKKPEILSIPFMKKYIQYAKTRIKPILTQDASDRITEIYVGLRNDEMEGNQRRTSPLTVRTLETIIRLATAHAKARLSSRVEDQDAAAAEAILRFALFKEVVVDESRKKRRRTQAVEFASSSEDSSDDGDESEGEAANPRGARSTRSATRAIHPTTRSRTEVSRAISGDGHGSVSNNGNAAVVDSLSTQHTTPRRSGRSRGSALDTSQSQTSFASSASASALLSRTQEDSQIEQDLASEAAGLVIDDAAPIDTRRVAVFRTALGQLLNSDLFEDDSAALDAVISAVNRKVSSGDGGAFERAEAVKALKKLEEANHIMFADGELVYKI, translated from the exons ATGATACCAAGCACCATTTATAGATGCCGGCAAAGTGACACTGTTCGTCAGCTATCAAGTCCATCTGCATCCCGAGCAGAGAAACAAGCTCTAGACAGA GATGTCATTGTCTCCGTGCTCGAGGCTTCAGCAACGCGGCGAGATGCAAAAAGCTACCTTCAAAAATATACCTCGAAGAAACCTCTTTCTTCAGACCTTTCTAGGGCCAGTGCGAAGGATAGTGAGGCCGTCACGGCGAAAGGAGACGGCCTTGAGCCTGTCAATGTTGCTATCGTCAAACTGCGATTACCCCAAGAACTATCCCCAGACGCTCTATATGGCATTGCAAGAACTTTGTCACAACTTCGAGTGCTTGGCCTGCTAGCTCTTGTGGTTGTGGACTGTGGCATTGCAGCTGATCGCCAAACATTTGACAACGAAGCCTTTCGGCTTTGTGAAGCGATTGACTCGTTTGGCAGTCCAGGTGCTAAATTAGCCGACCATGTGTTTCTGAGACGACATACAAACGACAACCCATCCGTAGTGCCTAAATTCCGCTGTGGTATGCGTGTTGAAGACCTAGGTTTGCTTAATCGAGCGCTACAACGCGGCATGATTGTTGTGGTTCCGTCGCTAAGTAGACAAGATGAGATATCTTCACCGATACCTGCAGAGGCGAACGAAACAACGATTACTTTAGCCAAATTTCTAACGGGTCTACAGCTAGATGGTATGAACGGCGAGTCAATAGATGGAGTAGCAGAGTATTTACGGCCAAAAAGGATTGCGTCTGTTGAGCGAATAATTCTCCTGGACCCTGTCGGTGGAACTCCCATGGCTCTCCGGCCCGACGTTTCACATAGGTTCATAAACCTTGAGCAAGAGTACGGAGAATTGATTGGTAGTCTGAAGAGCGGCGAACGCATAACGCGCATTGCGAATGTCCAAAGTCACATCGCAAACCTGAGCTTGGCAAAAGACGCTCTTTCATTGCTACCGCCGACTTCATCAGCTCTTATTACTTCGCCTCATGCGGCTGCCAATACTAGGTCCGGTATCCCATCAAAACTGCCCATTCGCGCGTTAGGGCACCCACCTTTTGGTTTTGATAATATGGTCACAACCCGAAACCAAAAGAACCCGTTACTGCACAACTTGCTGACAGACCGTCCCGCTTTCTCTCCGTCGCTTCCTCTGCAACGAATACAGGACGAGACGCGTGGATGTCTACAAAATGCGGAATCCGGGTCTGCAACACTAGTCAAGCGGGGAATGCCAGTAACAGTATATCCGGACCCAAGGGTTCATCCATGGCAGCCCCCAAACCCCGGTTTGCCTCGTCTCCGCCTCACGGACAACTGCATAGACCTCCCTCGACTTTTTCACCTAATTGAAGACTCCTTCAACCGAAAACTTGACGCACAACACTACTTGAAACGAGTGAATGAGAATCTGGCCGGCATTATCATTGCGGGCGAGTATGAGGGCTGCGCCATTCTAACTTGGGAGCACCCCGAGACTCTTGATGAGCAAACTGCGTATGATTCTGGTCGATTTGTCCCATACCTGGACAAGTTTGCGGTTTTGAAAAACCGGCAAGGTAGCAGTGGAGTTGCTGACATAGTCTTCAATTCCATG CACTTCATGATGGACTCCTTTATGCTCGACGATGAAGGTGTTCGCGATCGCATTCGCCAGGCGGAGGACTTTTTAGATCCCA GTGATCCTCATGCACGGAGCTACAGATCGGACATCATTTTGATGCTTCAGAAAAACCAGCGTCGCCTAACCGTGAACCTCGATCATGTTCGCGACCACAACAACAAGCTTGCTCAAAGCATACTCGATCAACCTTTCGACTATCTCCTGGCCTTCAACCATGCCCTGAAGAAGATCGTGGAGACCGTACCTCAAGCGCGCCCAGACCAGACCGCTAAAGACACCGTATACTACTGCGCCTGGGCGGGGAGCTTTGGTCTCAACTCGTGCAATCCCCGAACACTCTCCTCGCACCACCTTAATCACATGGTGTCCCTGGAAGGCATTGTCACTAGATGCTCCTTGATCCGGCCAAAAGTTGTCCGCAGTGTACATTACAACGAGAAAGCGGGAAAATTTCATTTTAGGGAGTACCAGGATCAAACAATGACGAACGGAGTTACTACCTCAAGTGTATACCCTCgagaggatgatgagggcaATCCGCTCGTAACTGAATACGGTTTTTGCACGTACCGGGACCACCAGACAGTTTCCATTCAGGAGATGCCAGAGCGCGCCCCGGCTGGCCAGCTGCCCCGTGGAGTTGACGTCATTCTAGATGACGATTTAGTCGATCGAGTTAAGCCAGGTGACCGGGTTCAAATTGTTGGCATCTTCCGCACTCTAGGCAATCGAAATGCCAACCACAATAGTGCGCTATTCAAAACGATGATTCTTGCCAACAACGTTGTGCTCTTGTCCTCCAAGTCAGGTGGCGGCATTGCGACAGCCGCCATAACGGACACTGACATTCGAAACATCAACAAGGTGGCTAAGAAGAGAAATCTCTTGGAACTCCTCTCTCAATCTCTCGCTCCAAGCATATATGGACATGATCatataaaaaaagcaatTCTTCTCATGCTGTTGGGTGGCATGGAAAAGAATCTTGAAAACGGCACCCATCTTCGAGGCGACATCAACATTCTCATGATAGGCGACCCTTCAACAGCCAAATCTCAACTATTGCGGTTCGTCCTTAATACTGCCCCGCTCGCAATTGCTACTACTGGCCGAGGGTCCTCTGGCGTCGGTCTCACTGCAGCCGTCACAACAGACAAGGAAACGGGAGAACGAAGACTCGAAGCCGGCGCGATGGTCATGGCTGACCGTGGCGTTGTTTGTATTGACGAATTTGACAAGATGTCGGATGTTGATCGAGTCGCCATTCATGAGGTCATGGAACAGCAAACGGTGACTATTGCGAAGGCCGGAATTCACACTTCACTAAACGCTCGTTGCTCGGTTGTCGCTGCCGCAAACCCGATATTCGGTCAGTATGATCCTCATAAGGATCCGCACAAGAATATAGCACTCCCTGACTCGTTGTTGTCGCGATTTGATCTTCTGTTTGTGGTAACCGATGACATTGAGGATACAAGAGACCGTCAAGTGTCGGAGCATGTGCTACGGATGCATAGATATCGACAAGCGGGCACTGAGGAGGGAGCCCCCGTTCGGGAGCAAATGTCACAAAACCTGGGAGTCTCAGCCGAGAGCCAGGTAGGACCACAGCAGCCGACAGAGGTGTATGAAAAATTTGACGCCATGCTTCACGCTGGAGTGACCCGCACGTCTGGTCGTGGTTCAGCCAAGAAGCCGGAAATCCTGAGCATTCCGTTCATGAAGAAGTATATACAATATGCGAAGACTCGAATCAAGCCTATCTTAACGCAGGACGCTTCAGACCGTATAACGGAAATATACGTTGGTCTACGAAACGACGAAATGGAGGGAAACCAGAGGAGAACGAGTCCGCTGACAGTTCGAACTCTGGAAACAATTATCCGCCTTGCCACTGCCCACGCTAAAGCCCGCTTGTCAAGCAGGGTCGAAGACCaagatgctgcggctgcggagGCTATTCTCAGATTCGCCCTCTTCAAGGAAGTTGTCGTAGATGaatcaaggaagaaaaggagacgGACACAAGCTGTTGAATTTGCATCTTCAAGTGAAGACAGCTCCGATGATGGGGATGAGAGCGAGGGTGAAGCAGCCAATCCTAGGGGAGCTCGCTCAACAAGGAGCGCAACAAGGGCTATACATCCAACAACTCGATCCAGGACAGAAGTTTCCAGAGCTATATCAGGTGATGGTCACGGGTCTGTGTCAAATAATGGTAACGCTGCTGTTGTAGACAGTCTATCAACCCAGCACACGACTCCGCGCCGCTCTGGACGCAGTCGTGGGTCAGCGCTTGATACATCCCAGTCACAGACATCATTTGCatcgtctgcgtctgcgtcggCGTTGTTGTCACGGACGCAGGAAGACAGTCAAATTGAGCAAGACCTCGCCTCTGAGGCTGCAGGGCTAGTGATCGATGATGCCGCGCCAATCGATACCCGCCGTGTGGCAGTTTTCAGAACAGCCCTGGGTCAGCTTCTGAATTCCGATTTGTTCGAGGACGATTCCGCAGCTCTAGATGCTGTTATTTCCGCTGTAAATCGTAAGGTTTCGAGCGGCGATGGTGGTGCGTTTGAACGGGCTGAAGCCGTAAAAGCTCTCAAGAAATTGGAGGAGGCGAATCATATTAT GTTTGCGGATGGTGAACTGGTTTACAAGATTTAA